One Bacteroidia bacterium genomic region harbors:
- a CDS encoding ATP-dependent Clp protease ATP-binding subunit — translation MEANFSNRVKDVLHYAREEALRLGHDYIGIEHLLLGLIREGEGMAIKVLINLGVDLNKLRKQVEDSVRSVSTTANFSNIPLTKQTEKVLRVTYLEAKYFNSDLIGTEHLLLSILRDDDNLAAQLLAKYNVSYDAVLAELEDERSKDIQMAMPSDHLDSGENQPQDKTKKNIKSKTPVLDNFGRDLTKAAEDGKLDPIVGREKEIERVAQVLSRRKKNNPVLIGEPGVGKTAIAEGLALRIVQRKVSRVLFNKRVVTLDIASLVAGTKYRGQFEERMKAVMAELEKSPDVILFIDELHTLVGAGGASGSLDASNMFKPALARGEIQCIGATTLDEYRQYIEKDGALERRFQKIMVEPTSPEETIQILENIKSKYEDHHNVTYTPEAIKECVFLSGRYITDKNYPDKAIDVMDEAGSRVHLSNIHVPKYILDLEAKIEEIKERKNKVVKSQKYEEAAQLRDQEKRLIEELEQAKLNWEEETRSQRFVVSEHDIATVVGMMTGIPVTKIAEGDAKRLLTIKDELRNRVIGQDQAIEKLAKAIRRSRIGLKDPNKPIGSFIFLGSTGIGKTELAKELARYLFDGDDALIRIDMSEYMEKFSVSRLIGAPPGYVGYEEGGQLTEKVRRKPYCVILLDEIEKAHPDIFNILLQVLDDGTLTDGLGRKIDFRNTIIIMTSNVGAREIKDFGSGVGFSTSAKTDQVDDRIKSTLEGALRKVFRPEFLNRIDDVIIFNSLTQEDIFKIIDLMLEKVFGRVKKLGYNIRLSDTVKQFLSEKGYDQQYGARPMARAIQKYIEDPISEALLTNEVHSDDTILVDLDSATQEIKVTIEAASPAESQV, via the coding sequence ATGGAAGCTAACTTTTCTAATCGTGTCAAGGATGTTCTTCATTATGCCCGCGAAGAGGCATTACGCTTAGGTCATGACTATATTGGTATAGAACATTTACTCTTAGGGCTAATCCGAGAAGGAGAAGGAATGGCTATTAAGGTGCTAATTAACTTAGGCGTTGATTTAAATAAACTCCGAAAACAGGTTGAAGATAGTGTCCGTTCCGTTTCCACAACAGCAAACTTCTCTAATATTCCCCTAACCAAACAAACCGAGAAAGTCCTAAGAGTTACCTATCTTGAGGCAAAGTATTTTAATAGCGACTTAATTGGTACTGAGCATCTATTACTTTCTATCTTACGAGATGACGACAACTTAGCTGCGCAATTATTAGCTAAATACAACGTTAGTTATGATGCTGTACTGGCAGAGTTAGAAGACGAACGGTCTAAGGATATTCAGATGGCTATGCCCTCAGATCATTTAGACTCCGGAGAAAATCAACCACAGGATAAAACCAAGAAAAATATAAAATCTAAAACGCCGGTATTAGATAACTTTGGCCGTGACTTAACCAAAGCTGCCGAAGATGGCAAATTAGACCCAATTGTTGGGCGCGAAAAAGAAATTGAGCGCGTAGCCCAAGTCCTTTCCCGAAGAAAAAAGAACAATCCGGTACTTATTGGAGAACCGGGTGTCGGTAAAACAGCAATTGCAGAAGGATTAGCTCTCCGCATTGTACAACGAAAAGTAAGTAGAGTGCTGTTTAACAAACGGGTCGTTACCTTAGATATAGCCTCACTCGTAGCCGGAACCAAATACAGAGGGCAATTTGAAGAGCGTATGAAAGCTGTTATGGCCGAGTTAGAAAAATCTCCTGACGTAATTCTCTTCATAGACGAACTACACACCTTAGTAGGCGCAGGAGGCGCATCCGGCTCATTAGATGCCTCCAATATGTTTAAACCAGCCTTAGCCAGAGGCGAAATCCAATGTATCGGCGCAACTACCCTCGACGAATACCGCCAATATATCGAAAAAGATGGCGCACTCGAACGTAGATTCCAAAAAATCATGGTTGAGCCAACCTCACCAGAAGAAACCATCCAAATCCTCGAAAATATAAAGTCAAAATACGAAGACCACCATAACGTAACCTACACACCAGAAGCAATTAAAGAATGTGTATTCCTAAGCGGACGCTATATTACCGACAAAAACTACCCAGATAAAGCCATTGACGTTATGGACGAAGCCGGTAGCAGAGTTCATCTATCCAATATCCACGTTCCCAAATACATCTTAGACTTAGAAGCCAAAATAGAAGAAATTAAAGAACGAAAAAATAAGGTTGTAAAAAGCCAAAAATATGAAGAAGCCGCCCAGCTACGCGACCAAGAAAAACGCTTGATAGAAGAATTAGAACAAGCAAAGCTAAATTGGGAGGAAGAAACCCGCTCTCAACGGTTTGTAGTAAGCGAGCATGATATTGCAACCGTCGTAGGAATGATGACCGGAATACCGGTAACTAAAATTGCAGAAGGAGATGCGAAACGACTTTTAACCATAAAAGATGAGCTGAGAAATCGCGTTATCGGCCAAGACCAAGCTATCGAAAAGCTGGCCAAAGCCATCAGACGCTCCCGAATCGGCCTAAAAGACCCAAACAAACCCATCGGGTCATTCATATTTTTAGGTTCTACCGGAATTGGAAAAACAGAATTAGCAAAAGAACTTGCCCGCTATCTCTTTGACGGAGATGATGCCCTGATTCGTATTGACATGAGCGAATATATGGAGAAATTTTCTGTATCACGCTTAATTGGTGCACCCCCCGGATACGTAGGTTATGAAGAAGGCGGACAACTTACCGAAAAAGTACGGAGAAAACCTTATTGCGTTATCCTACTTGATGAGATAGAAAAAGCACATCCAGATATCTTCAACATTCTGCTGCAAGTATTAGATGACGGTACTTTAACAGACGGGCTTGGCCGAAAAATTGACTTCAGAAATACCATCATCATCATGACCTCAAACGTGGGTGCCCGAGAAATCAAAGACTTTGGATCAGGCGTTGGCTTCTCTACAAGTGCCAAAACAGACCAAGTTGATGACCGTATTAAATCAACACTTGAAGGTGCTTTGCGCAAGGTCTTTAGGCCGGAGTTCTTGAATAGAATAGATGATGTTATTATTTTCAACTCTTTAACCCAAGAAGATATTTTCAAAATTATTGACTTAATGCTTGAAAAAGTATTCGGAAGAGTCAAAAAGTTAGGATATAACATTCGGCTTTCTGATACAGTAAAGCAGTTTTTATCCGAAAAAGGCTATGACCAGCAGTATGGTGCCCGCCCAATGGCTCGTGCTATTCAAAAGTATATTGAAGACCCAATATCAGAAGCATTATTAACCAATGAAGTTCATTCTGATGATACCATCTTAGTGGATTTAGACTCAGCTACACAAGAAATTAAAGTTACAATAGAAGCAGCGTCTCCCGCCGAATCACAAGTATAA
- the thiS gene encoding sulfur carrier protein ThiS, whose product MDLIVNGKPQNIDDQIKHISELLDYLGILNESGGIAVAINQSVISKTDWESITLKAGDSVDIITARQGG is encoded by the coding sequence ATGGACTTAATCGTTAATGGAAAACCCCAAAATATTGATGATCAAATTAAGCATATTTCAGAATTGCTTGATTATCTGGGAATCTTAAATGAATCAGGTGGAATAGCAGTGGCGATAAATCAGTCTGTTATTTCAAAAACAGATTGGGAGTCAATAACCTTAAAGGCGGGCGATTCTGTGGATATTATCACAGCTCGCCAAGGCGGATAG
- the nuoH gene encoding NADH-quinone oxidoreductase subunit NuoH translates to MSIDALINSLIIIGLTLFVGLTAAAYVVLAERRICAFMQQRLGPNRVGPFGLLQPLADAIKLLFKEDIVPTSSNRYIHALAPMLGVLLAVAGLALLPLARGLHIADVNIGVLYSLGIASVAVYSITLAGWSSNSKYSLLGGLRSSAQMLSYEIPMGICVVSIVLLSNHFLPTNNGEYLRMTSIVEAQSSVWFVFVNPLTFLIFFVCALAETNRVPFDLVEAEQELVGGYHTEYSSMKFGSFFLGEYLNIVISSALMTTLFLGGYLGIGEKSLGVQSWGFWPQLGWGLGWFCLKTFFLVYVFIWVRWTLPRFKYNQLMDIGWKVLLPLSLLNLMVLAFILLLFQ, encoded by the coding sequence ATGAGTATAGACGCATTAATTAATTCGTTAATAATTATTGGATTAACGTTATTTGTAGGCTTAACGGCAGCTGCCTACGTTGTTCTGGCTGAGCGTAGAATCTGCGCTTTTATGCAGCAGCGGTTAGGGCCTAATCGGGTGGGGCCTTTTGGTTTATTACAGCCTTTGGCGGATGCTATTAAACTTTTATTCAAAGAAGATATTGTTCCGACTAGTTCTAATCGGTATATCCATGCTTTAGCACCTATGCTTGGCGTTCTTTTAGCAGTTGCTGGCTTAGCACTACTTCCATTAGCACGCGGGCTGCATATCGCTGACGTAAATATCGGAGTGTTATACTCTTTGGGAATTGCCTCAGTTGCAGTATATTCAATCACATTAGCCGGTTGGAGTTCAAATAGTAAATACTCCTTGTTAGGCGGTTTGCGGTCTTCTGCACAAATGCTTTCTTATGAAATACCTATGGGGATTTGTGTGGTGAGCATTGTATTACTATCCAACCACTTTTTGCCAACAAATAACGGAGAATATTTACGTATGACATCCATAGTAGAAGCACAAAGCTCCGTATGGTTCGTTTTTGTGAATCCACTTACATTCTTAATCTTTTTCGTTTGCGCCTTAGCAGAAACAAACCGTGTTCCCTTTGACTTAGTAGAAGCAGAACAAGAGTTGGTAGGTGGCTATCATACAGAATATAGCTCCATGAAGTTTGGATCGTTCTTTTTGGGAGAATATCTAAACATAGTAATCTCTTCTGCTCTGATGACTACTTTATTTTTAGGTGGTTACTTAGGTATCGGAGAGAAATCTTTAGGCGTTCAAAGTTGGGGATTTTGGCCGCAATTGGGTTGGGGCTTAGGCTGGTTTTGCCTAAAAACCTTCTTCTTAGTATATGTCTTTATCTGGGTACGCTGGACTTTACCCCGCTTTAAATACAACCAACTAATGGATATTGGCTGGAAAGTACTACTACCGCTATCACTACTTAACTTAATGGTTCTTGCATTTATCTTACTACTGTTTCAATAA
- a CDS encoding MATE family efflux transporter, whose product MRLEGYVPTLKRLLKISYPIVLGQVSIVLMGITDNMMVGQTGSVALAAASIVNSTFFLLFTLGIGIVSVLAPLTATAKGADTTSIVKDYFHMGLVWALIAGGGFGIIFGVFAGGISWLEQPPEVNTLAIPYFRIIGSSALPLAIFMAAKGVSDGLGRTIQGFWITLIGLVVNILLNWTLIFGKFGFPAMGLNGAGWATLIARWLMAILILWQLVRPHGGISLPLFPFSLNRLVFIKIGRMGLGAGLQYFFETSAFVFAAYIIGWMGAEKLAAHQIAMGLASMTYMFSLGISIAGSIMVGEAKGSNNYPALVRAGRVCFAVTAVFTFFFASCFILLNNWLPLLYVNPAEHEVIMIASELLLICSIFQLSDGTQVVAQGLLRGLGDIKIPTIITLVVYVGIGLPWAYFLGYRSGWGVKGVWIGFAIGLSASAILQCWRYLSLVKQKSKYVATPQNNVLPTMAAPVSA is encoded by the coding sequence ATGCGGTTAGAGGGATATGTTCCAACGTTAAAACGTTTATTAAAAATAAGTTATCCTATTGTTTTAGGGCAAGTGAGTATTGTTTTGATGGGGATAACGGACAATATGATGGTAGGACAAACGGGTTCCGTTGCTTTAGCAGCAGCTTCAATCGTTAATTCAACCTTTTTTTTGTTATTCACATTGGGTATTGGGATTGTGTCTGTTTTGGCTCCCTTGACGGCTACGGCAAAGGGTGCTGATACAACCTCAATAGTGAAGGATTACTTTCACATGGGTTTAGTTTGGGCACTTATAGCCGGTGGCGGATTTGGAATTATTTTTGGTGTTTTTGCCGGAGGGATAAGTTGGTTAGAACAGCCCCCCGAAGTAAATACTTTGGCAATTCCTTATTTCCGCATCATCGGAAGTTCTGCATTGCCTTTGGCTATCTTCATGGCTGCTAAGGGCGTTAGTGACGGCTTAGGTAGAACTATACAAGGTTTTTGGATAACACTTATTGGGTTGGTTGTCAATATATTATTAAACTGGACTTTAATTTTTGGGAAGTTTGGGTTTCCGGCTATGGGCTTAAATGGTGCGGGTTGGGCTACATTAATAGCTCGTTGGCTAATGGCTATATTGATACTTTGGCAGTTGGTGCGCCCACACGGAGGTATTTCGCTCCCTTTATTTCCATTTTCATTGAACCGTTTAGTTTTTATAAAAATTGGCAGGATGGGCTTAGGTGCAGGATTGCAGTATTTTTTTGAAACCTCTGCTTTTGTTTTTGCTGCCTACATTATTGGCTGGATGGGAGCTGAAAAGTTAGCTGCCCACCAAATTGCAATGGGCTTAGCCAGCATGACTTATATGTTTTCACTTGGAATTTCGATAGCGGGCTCCATTATGGTTGGAGAAGCTAAAGGAAGTAATAATTACCCAGCATTGGTTCGTGCCGGTAGGGTTTGTTTTGCAGTTACGGCAGTGTTTACCTTTTTTTTCGCTTCGTGTTTCATTCTGCTAAACAATTGGTTACCGCTACTGTATGTAAATCCGGCTGAACATGAGGTCATTATGATAGCCTCAGAACTTTTGCTGATTTGTAGTATTTTTCAACTCTCCGATGGAACTCAGGTGGTTGCGCAAGGGTTGTTACGCGGGCTTGGGGATATAAAAATCCCAACTATAATCACCTTAGTCGTTTATGTTGGGATTGGATTACCTTGGGCATATTTCTTGGGCTACCGTTCCGGATGGGGTGTCAAAGGCGTTTGGATTGGCTTTGCGATAGGGCTTTCGGCATCCGCTATTTTACAGTGCTGGCGTTATCTTTCGTTAGTTAAACAAAAATCCAAATACGTAGCTACCCCCCAAAACAATGTGCTACCTACTATGGCAGCACCCGTTTCTGCCTAA
- a CDS encoding 2,3,4,5-tetrahydropyridine-2,6-dicarboxylate N-succinyltransferase, translated as MARPNLVGLIEEAYDYPELLTTSKLHENAPHKVISMLDKGVIRAATPDNDGQWITNEWVKKAILLYFRQQPAKSIEVLPFEYRDKIPLKTDYTGSEVRVVPPAVARFGSYLAKGVILMPSYVNIGAYVDEETMVDTWATVGTCAQIGKRVHLSGGVGIGGVLEPLQAKPVIIEDGCFIGSRCIVVEGVHVAQEAVLGANVVLTASTKIIDVSENQPVEYTGFIPPRSVVIPGSIPKSFPAGTFQVPAALIIGKRKASTDLKTSLNNALREFNVSV; from the coding sequence ATGGCAAGACCAAATTTAGTTGGCTTAATAGAGGAAGCCTATGATTATCCGGAATTACTTACAACTTCTAAGCTACATGAAAATGCACCTCATAAAGTGATTTCTATGTTGGATAAGGGAGTAATTAGGGCAGCGACTCCCGATAATGACGGGCAATGGATTACGAATGAATGGGTTAAAAAAGCTATTTTATTGTATTTTCGCCAGCAGCCAGCTAAGTCAATTGAGGTTTTACCTTTTGAATATCGGGATAAAATTCCGCTAAAGACGGATTACACGGGTTCTGAGGTACGTGTAGTGCCGCCTGCAGTAGCACGTTTCGGATCTTATTTGGCCAAAGGAGTTATTTTGATGCCTTCCTATGTAAATATTGGTGCTTATGTTGATGAAGAAACTATGGTTGATACTTGGGCAACGGTAGGTACTTGTGCACAGATTGGAAAAAGAGTGCATTTGAGTGGCGGAGTTGGTATCGGGGGAGTGTTAGAACCACTACAAGCAAAGCCTGTAATAATCGAAGATGGCTGTTTTATTGGCTCACGTTGTATTGTAGTAGAAGGAGTTCATGTAGCTCAGGAGGCCGTTTTAGGTGCTAATGTCGTACTAACTGCATCTACTAAGATTATAGATGTATCTGAAAACCAACCTGTTGAATACACCGGATTTATTCCACCCAGAAGTGTTGTCATTCCCGGATCTATCCCTAAAAGTTTTCCTGCTGGCACCTTTCAGGTTCCGGCGGCCCTCATCATCGGAAAAAGAAAAGCCTCTACAGATCTAAAAACCTCTTTGAACAATGCGTTAAGGGAGTTTAACGTTTCTGTCTAA
- a CDS encoding NAD-dependent epimerase/dehydratase family protein, with amino-acid sequence MVAITGANGLVGSHIARLLLSQGETVRLLVRNPNDHNLDPFRSNTEIVAADVLDVLGLQKALEGVDSVIHTAAIVSFWRKKHPEMLTTNVEGTNNVVNISLQMGIQRLVHISSIAALGRSETTNGMLDENNIWVNSSQNSMYARSKYKAELAVLRGVEEGLNAVIVNPGVIFGFSDWNRSSSNVFRKMAHGRRLYPPGGNGFVSADDVAKAAVILAGRKDLTGERFILVSENLSYKRIFELIAKAFNNTPPSIELPPKLVLLAGFLSEVISFITQKEPIVSLESAKTIGNTYQYNNNKITEATGFIFEPIESVINNLVPQFIEKYGLNR; translated from the coding sequence ATGGTAGCAATTACAGGTGCCAATGGTCTGGTAGGAAGCCATATAGCTCGCTTATTATTATCACAAGGAGAAACCGTCCGGCTGCTTGTGCGAAATCCGAATGACCATAATTTAGATCCTTTTCGATCTAATACAGAAATTGTAGCTGCCGATGTGTTAGATGTATTGGGGCTCCAAAAAGCCTTAGAAGGTGTTGATTCTGTGATACATACCGCAGCTATTGTTAGCTTTTGGAGAAAAAAACATCCAGAAATGCTTACCACAAATGTAGAGGGAACTAACAACGTGGTAAATATTTCTTTGCAAATGGGGATACAGCGTTTGGTGCATATAAGCTCAATAGCGGCTTTGGGGCGTAGTGAAACTACAAACGGTATGTTAGATGAAAACAATATTTGGGTAAATAGTTCCCAAAATTCTATGTATGCTCGCAGCAAGTACAAAGCAGAATTAGCAGTGCTGCGGGGTGTAGAAGAAGGCCTTAACGCCGTTATTGTGAATCCAGGTGTGATTTTTGGGTTTTCTGACTGGAATCGCAGCTCCTCTAATGTATTCAGAAAAATGGCTCACGGGCGCAGGCTCTACCCCCCAGGCGGAAATGGTTTCGTAAGTGCCGATGATGTGGCAAAAGCTGCGGTTATCTTAGCAGGCAGAAAAGATTTAACCGGAGAAAGATTTATCTTGGTAAGTGAAAACTTATCTTACAAACGGATCTTTGAACTCATTGCTAAAGCATTCAATAACACTCCCCCAAGCATTGAACTGCCACCAAAACTTGTTTTACTCGCCGGATTTCTATCCGAAGTAATCAGCTTCATAACCCAAAAAGAACCCATTGTTTCCCTCGAATCTGCCAAAACTATCGGTAATACATATCAATACAACAACAACAAAATAACCGAAGCTACTGGCTTCATTTTTGAACCCATAGAATCTGTAATCAACAACTTAGTACCTCAATTTATTGAAAAATATGGACTTAATCGTTAA
- a CDS encoding LysE family transporter, which produces MTEAFHFLLGLLISFIASIPVGPLNVAVVQATLLQGKRTGFEIALGGALIELLYCLFAIASLHFFAINQAFFHWLHLIAAILLAGLGFFHLRKKISEEDPKPRNGGMSLLFGISLGAINPMLVPFWLGVVAYLRSLEWLSDVFAIQLWFAAGIAVGALGLLVSVALIADRRKQGLSYKNKVLIQRILAWLFIALACIQFVSWSFSKLQW; this is translated from the coding sequence ATGACCGAAGCATTTCATTTTTTGTTGGGTTTATTAATTAGCTTTATTGCTTCAATACCGGTAGGTCCGTTAAACGTAGCCGTTGTTCAGGCAACGCTCTTGCAAGGCAAGCGGACTGGATTTGAGATTGCCTTAGGGGGCGCACTTATTGAATTGCTATATTGTCTTTTTGCCATAGCCAGTTTACATTTTTTTGCTATTAATCAGGCTTTTTTTCATTGGTTACATTTAATAGCCGCAATACTTTTGGCTGGGTTAGGTTTTTTTCACTTACGAAAGAAGATTTCAGAGGAAGACCCGAAACCCAGAAATGGAGGGATGAGCCTATTATTTGGAATTAGTTTAGGCGCAATCAATCCAATGCTTGTTCCTTTTTGGCTTGGAGTGGTAGCTTATCTGCGGAGTTTAGAATGGTTATCGGATGTATTTGCGATACAATTATGGTTTGCAGCAGGAATTGCAGTAGGGGCACTCGGGCTGCTGGTATCTGTAGCGTTAATTGCCGATAGGCGAAAACAAGGATTAAGTTATAAAAACAAAGTGTTGATTCAGCGTATTTTAGCATGGCTTTTCATTGCATTAGCTTGTATTCAGTTTGTAAGTTGGTCTTTTTCTAAACTTCAATGGTAG
- a CDS encoding citrate synthase produces the protein MAEVAEIKLGDKTLSLPVVTGSEQEKAIDITKLRDMTGYITLDSGYKNTGATKSAITFLDGENGILQYRGIPIEQLAEKSSFLEVAYLLILGELPTEENLRNWENRITKHTLIHENTKQFFEGYPTSAHPMGILSSTICSMAAFYPESLKPHGTPESVGLTISRLMAKVPTLISWIYKKSIGHPFMYPQNNLDYCSNFLHMMFSMPTHDYEADPVVVDALNKLLILHADHEQNCSTSTVRMVGSSHANLYASIAAGVLALWGPLHGGANQEVMEMLDIIKEDGGDVSKFVEKAKDKNDNFRLMGFGHRVYKNFDPRARIIKKACDQVLDKLGINDPVLDIAKRLEEAALKDDYFVERKLYPNVDFYSGIIYRAIGIPVDMFTVMFALGRLPGWIAQWKEMRDQNEPIGRPRQIYTGYTKRDWCSLQERKPISK, from the coding sequence ATGGCTGAAGTTGCAGAAATTAAATTAGGGGACAAGACGCTTTCCTTACCTGTAGTAACTGGTTCAGAGCAAGAAAAAGCTATTGATATCACTAAGTTACGAGACATGACCGGCTACATAACGTTAGACTCCGGCTACAAAAACACTGGTGCTACTAAGAGTGCAATTACATTTTTAGATGGAGAAAACGGGATACTACAATACCGGGGCATTCCGATAGAGCAGTTAGCAGAAAAGTCTTCCTTCTTAGAAGTAGCTTATCTCTTGATTTTGGGAGAATTACCTACCGAAGAAAACCTTAGAAACTGGGAAAATCGTATCACTAAACATACGTTAATCCATGAAAATACGAAGCAGTTTTTTGAAGGATACCCAACAAGTGCGCATCCTATGGGGATTTTGTCTTCTACAATTTGCTCAATGGCTGCATTTTACCCAGAATCCTTAAAACCACACGGAACCCCAGAAAGTGTTGGACTTACAATCAGCCGCTTAATGGCAAAAGTTCCTACTTTAATTAGCTGGATATACAAAAAATCCATTGGGCATCCATTCATGTATCCGCAGAACAATTTAGATTATTGCTCTAACTTCCTGCACATGATGTTTTCTATGCCAACACATGATTATGAAGCAGATCCCGTTGTTGTAGATGCGCTCAATAAATTACTTATCTTACATGCTGACCATGAGCAAAACTGCTCTACCTCAACAGTGCGAATGGTCGGATCATCCCATGCAAACTTATATGCAAGCATTGCAGCAGGAGTATTAGCTCTATGGGGGCCACTACACGGAGGTGCAAACCAAGAAGTAATGGAAATGCTCGACATCATCAAAGAAGACGGCGGCGATGTTTCTAAATTTGTAGAAAAAGCTAAAGATAAAAATGATAACTTCCGTTTGATGGGCTTTGGACATAGAGTTTACAAAAACTTTGACCCACGTGCCAGAATTATTAAAAAAGCATGCGACCAAGTGCTTGATAAACTTGGTATCAATGACCCTGTTTTAGATATTGCTAAACGGTTAGAAGAAGCTGCACTCAAAGATGATTATTTTGTAGAAAGAAAATTATATCCCAACGTTGATTTTTACTCCGGTATAATTTACCGCGCAATAGGCATTCCGGTAGATATGTTTACTGTGATGTTTGCACTTGGCCGCCTACCCGGCTGGATAGCCCAGTGGAAAGAAATGCGTGACCAAAATGAACCCATCGGAAGACCACGCCAAATCTATACCGGTTATACAAAACGCGATTGGTGCTCATTGCAAGAGCGTAAACCAATTTCAAAATAA